In the Schistocerca gregaria isolate iqSchGreg1 chromosome 6, iqSchGreg1.2, whole genome shotgun sequence genome, one interval contains:
- the LOC126278023 gene encoding F-box/LRR-repeat protein 2-like, whose translation MSISLDDVPNEILLEIFSRCSVEDLVLNIQHVNSRWRSLARHPNLWQNLAFFPERSTSVKKIVTVLRAAPYLHSVILVANVEHSVIETLCECCPKIKSLQFYDTRPVTVVMLKMLLASLPNIEYLTLRSMDIDSEDFGYILSKFDKVRYLSLLHTFYTGSTLMRHLADGCKSLEYLRLDGIEVRDDSILYFIAKKGSQLKGLVLDGYGFGFTATSLTPIKICQKLIKLRFYDCSQLTEECFQNIVLLPELQILQIPNASHISPSTIKWTFRRIHYPRIVEIDLTNSRLDDSCAEVLSQSCRNLQRLCVAMCKSLTDEGLKFICRCHKLQQLNVKGCNITDEGMQYLPQLPRLKHLNISRNDITDEGINYVLNCKQLVILKLNNCSVSYTSILNLSSHLNELMYLSILNNAHEMDFGSLEKIQSQKNSKLKIHMSYS comes from the coding sequence ATGTCAATCAGTTTGGATGATGTGCCAAATGAGATATTACTGGAAATATTTTCACGATGCTCAGTGGAAGATCTGGTGCTGAACATACAGCATGTGAACTCACGCTGGAGGTCTCTGGCCAGACACCCAAATCTCTGGCAGAACCTTGCATTTTTTCCTGAAAGGAGTACATCTGTTAAAAAAATTGTAACAGTTCTAAGAGCTGCCCCATACTTGCATTCAGTTATTTTGGTAGCTAATGTTGAACATTCTGTTATTGAAACACTGTGTGAATGTTGCCCGAAAATAAAAAGCCTTCAGTTTTATGATACAAGACCAGTAACAGTGGTTATGCTGAAAATGTTGTTGGCTTCTCTGCCGAATATTGAATACCTGACATTAAGAAGCATGGATATTGATTCAGAAGATTTTGGTTACATACTAAGTAAGTTTGATAAAGTTCGGTATTTATCATTGCTGCATACATTCTATACTGGTTCAACTTTAATGCGCCATTTAGCAGATGGCTGTAAGTCATTAGAGTATTTGCGACTGGATGGAATTGAAGTAAGAGATGATAGCATACTGTATTTTATTGCAAAAAAGGGGAGTCAGTTGAAAGGACTTGTGCTAGATGGCTATGGGTTTGGATTTACTGCTACTTCTCTTACACCAATCAAAATTTGTCAGAAGCTAATAAAACTAAGGTTTTATGACTGTTCACAGTTGACTGAGGAGTGTTTCCAAAATATTGTGCTCTTACCAGAACTGCAAATTTTACAAATACCAAATGCATCTCACATATCGCCTTCCACTATAAAATGGACTTTTCGGCGAATACATTATCCAAGAATTGTTGAGATTGACTTGACAAACAGCAGACTTGATGATAGTTGTGCAGAAGTTCTGTCTCAGAGTTGTCGTAACCTTCAGAGATTGTGTGTAGCCATGTGCAAAAGTTTGACAGATGAAGGCTTGAAGTTCATCTGTAGGTGTCATAAACTGCAGCAACTTAATGTCAAAGGTTGTAATATTACTGATGAGGGAATGCAGTACTTACCACAGTTACCCAGACTGAAACATTTGAATATTTCTAGAAATGATATTACAGATGAAGGTATAAATTATGTTCTAAATTGTAAACAACTTGTTATACTCAAACTGAATAATTGTTCTGTGAGTTACACAAGTATTTTAAATTTATCTTCACATCTTAATGAGCTCATGTATCTGAGCATTTTGAATAATGCTCATGAAATGGATTTTGGTTCACTAGAAAAAATTCAAAGTCAGAAGAACTCTAAGTTGAAAATACACATGTCTTACAGTTAA